DNA sequence from the Gammaproteobacteria bacterium genome:
CACAAAGGATATGATATAGTTACGCCCGTTCATAACACAACCCATTCCACGGCAAGAATCTGTTGCTCAGTCACTTGCTGCTGTAGTTGACTTTCTAGATCGTCAAAGTCTCGCGTTGCACGCCATCGCAATACTATCCATGAGCGGCTTCCCTGAGAATTTCCGTGGTCCATTGGTTCAGGCTCTTGCCGGCGGCGGTAGCCGCGATGGTGGCTGCCTCGTGGATTTCAGCATCCAGGCGCAGTACGAACTTCCCAGAGAAGTGCTTGCGCGGCTCAATGCCTTGTTCCTGGCACATGGTCAGAAACACACGCAAGGAAATCTCGCCTTCGCGTTTCAAGCTTTCCACGTCGGTGG
Encoded proteins:
- a CDS encoding DNA repair protein, with amino-acid sequence MNNVMTINGFKAVISFDPEISMFRGEFVGLNGGADFYATDVESLKREGEISLRVFLTMCQEQGIEPRKHFSGKFVLRLDAEIHEAATIAATAAGKSLNQWTTEILREAAHG